A genomic region of Rhodococcus pyridinivorans contains the following coding sequences:
- a CDS encoding HIT family protein, which yields MVDRGVGESDHLQRLWSPHRMSYITESPRGRDEPYEPFTDIPKMSDEEGLVVARGETVYAVLNLYPYNPGHLMVVPYRRVANLEDLTPEESAELMQFAQRALRVIKRVSRPHGFNVGLNLGAAAGGSLAEHLHLHVVPRWGGDANFITVLGGSKVMVQLLRDTRALLASAWDE from the coding sequence ATGGTCGATCGCGGTGTGGGGGAGTCCGACCACCTGCAGCGCCTGTGGTCGCCGCACCGGATGTCGTACATCACCGAGTCCCCGCGAGGTCGCGACGAGCCGTACGAACCCTTTACCGATATCCCGAAGATGTCCGACGAGGAAGGTCTCGTCGTCGCTCGCGGCGAAACGGTGTACGCGGTGCTCAACCTGTACCCGTACAACCCGGGGCACCTGATGGTCGTACCGTATCGCCGGGTGGCCAACCTCGAGGACCTGACGCCCGAGGAGAGCGCCGAACTCATGCAGTTCGCGCAGCGGGCGCTCCGCGTCATCAAGCGCGTCTCGCGTCCGCACGGCTTCAACGTCGGCCTCAACCTCGGTGCCGCGGCGGGAGGCTCGCTGGCCGAGCATCTCCACCTGCACGTCGTGCCGCGCTGGGGCGGCGACGCCAACTTCATCACCGTCCTCGGTGGGTCGAAGGTCATGGTGCAGTTGCTGCGCGACACCCGTGCACTGCTCGCCTCGGCATGGGACGAGTGA
- the thrS gene encoding threonine--tRNA ligase gives MTTPASAKPATIVRVPAGTTAGAAVRDAGLPTKGPETIVVVRDSEGTLHDLSWTPESDVEVEAVGADTEDGRSVIRHSAAHVLAQAVQQEFPEAKLGIGPPIRDGFYYDFQVERPFTPEDLAKLEKRMKKIVKDAQRFSRRVVDSLEDAREELKDEPFKLELIDDKAGSSDFEPDPEVMEVGGKELTIYDNLNPRTGELVWKDLCRGPHVPTTKFIPAFKLTRSSAAYWRGDQDNAGLQRIYGTAWESTEALDAHLELLAEAERRDHRKLGTELDLFSFPDELGSGLPVFHPKGGIIRQEMENYSRQRHVEAGYEFVYSPHITKGHLYEVSGHLDWYRDGMFPAMHIDEELNEDGTVRKPGQDYYLKPMNCPMHDLIFRSRGRSYRELPLRMFEFGSVYRYEKSGVIHGLTRVRGMTQDDAHIFCTPEQMRDELTSVLKFILDLLKDYGLDDYYLELSTKNPKKFVGSDELWDVATDTLREVAEASGLHLVPDPGGAAFYGPKISVQVKDALGRSWQMSTIQLDFNLPERFELEYTGTDGAKHRPVMIHRALFGSIERFFGVLTEHYAGAFPAWLSPVQVVGIPVAADFEDHLFDVVGKLKAQGIRAEVDVSDDRMQKKIRTHTTQKVPFMLLAGERDVAAGAVSFRFRDGTQVNGVPVDEAVRIVTEWVRRRENASPTAELVGSGGEGSPS, from the coding sequence GTGACCACGCCCGCATCCGCGAAACCAGCCACGATCGTCCGGGTGCCCGCGGGGACCACTGCGGGCGCGGCGGTCCGTGACGCGGGTCTGCCCACCAAGGGACCCGAGACGATCGTGGTCGTCCGCGACTCGGAAGGCACGCTGCACGATCTTTCGTGGACGCCGGAATCGGACGTCGAGGTCGAGGCCGTCGGCGCCGACACCGAGGACGGTCGCAGCGTCATCCGCCACTCGGCCGCCCACGTGCTCGCACAGGCCGTGCAGCAGGAGTTCCCGGAGGCGAAGCTCGGCATCGGCCCGCCCATCCGCGACGGCTTCTACTACGACTTCCAGGTCGAGCGTCCCTTCACGCCCGAAGATCTCGCGAAGCTCGAGAAGCGGATGAAGAAGATCGTCAAGGATGCCCAGCGCTTCTCGCGTCGCGTCGTCGACAGCCTCGAGGACGCCCGCGAGGAATTGAAGGACGAACCGTTCAAACTCGAACTCATCGACGACAAGGCAGGAAGCAGTGACTTCGAGCCGGACCCCGAGGTGATGGAGGTCGGCGGCAAGGAACTGACCATCTACGACAACCTCAACCCCCGCACGGGTGAGCTCGTCTGGAAGGACCTGTGCCGCGGCCCGCACGTGCCCACCACCAAGTTCATCCCGGCGTTCAAGCTCACGCGCAGTTCCGCGGCCTACTGGCGCGGCGACCAGGACAACGCCGGCCTGCAGCGCATCTACGGCACGGCCTGGGAGTCCACCGAGGCGCTCGACGCGCACCTCGAACTCCTCGCCGAGGCCGAGCGCCGCGACCACCGCAAGCTCGGCACCGAACTCGACCTGTTCTCGTTTCCCGACGAGCTCGGCTCGGGACTGCCGGTCTTCCATCCGAAGGGCGGCATCATCCGCCAGGAGATGGAGAACTACTCGCGTCAGCGGCACGTCGAGGCCGGCTACGAGTTCGTGTACTCGCCGCACATCACCAAGGGCCACCTCTACGAGGTCTCCGGTCACCTCGACTGGTACCGCGACGGCATGTTCCCGGCGATGCACATCGACGAGGAGCTCAACGAGGACGGCACGGTTCGCAAGCCGGGTCAGGACTACTACCTCAAGCCGATGAACTGCCCGATGCACGACCTGATCTTCCGTTCGCGAGGCCGCTCGTACCGCGAGCTGCCGCTTCGCATGTTCGAGTTCGGATCCGTCTACCGCTACGAGAAGTCCGGTGTGATCCACGGGCTCACCCGTGTGCGCGGCATGACGCAGGACGACGCGCACATCTTCTGCACCCCGGAGCAGATGCGCGACGAGCTCACCAGCGTCCTGAAGTTCATCCTCGACCTGCTGAAGGATTACGGGCTCGACGACTACTACCTCGAACTGTCGACGAAGAATCCCAAGAAGTTCGTCGGCAGCGACGAGCTGTGGGACGTCGCGACCGACACCCTGCGCGAGGTCGCCGAGGCCTCGGGTCTGCACCTCGTCCCCGATCCGGGCGGTGCGGCCTTCTACGGTCCGAAAATCTCGGTGCAGGTCAAGGACGCCCTGGGCCGCAGCTGGCAGATGTCGACGATCCAGCTCGACTTCAATCTGCCGGAGCGATTCGAGCTCGAGTACACCGGCACCGACGGGGCGAAACACCGGCCCGTCATGATCCACCGGGCGCTCTTCGGGTCGATCGAGAGGTTCTTCGGCGTGCTCACCGAGCACTACGCCGGTGCCTTCCCGGCGTGGCTCTCGCCCGTCCAGGTCGTGGGCATTCCTGTGGCCGCGGACTTCGAGGACCACTTGTTCGACGTCGTGGGCAAGCTGAAGGCTCAGGGGATCCGGGCCGAGGTCGACGTCTCCGACGACCGTATGCAGAAGAAGATCCGCACCCACACCACGCAGAAGGTGCCGTTCATGCTGCTCGCCGGTGAGCGCGACGTCGCGGCGGGCGCGGTCAGTTTCCGTTTCCGCGACGGCACGCAGGTCAACGGCGTGCCGGTCGACGAGGCCGTGCGGATCGTGACCGAATGGGTCCGTCGCCGCGAGAACGCCTCGCCCACCGCCGAGCTCGTCGGTTCCGGTGGGGAAGGCAGCCCGTCGTGA
- a CDS encoding DUF742 domain-containing protein, which yields MSVADSEWPVVGATGARFGSGRSRRRRRPADHAVPVRNHREPGPVVDEVTAAEMYRPAAQPVDTAQPVDRALSVDRALSGGAAQPAGRNAGTGTSVGIEDMNQSETSSFVRPFVRSGGRTRAEVELPLEVLVSAVPSAMGSESGPAMDEHRLVLALCAQPRSIMEIAALAQIPLGVARVLVGDLAATGEITVHRTADKVGPNVELLERVLTGLNHL from the coding sequence ATGAGCGTTGCGGACAGCGAATGGCCGGTCGTGGGGGCGACCGGAGCGAGATTCGGATCCGGTCGGTCCCGTCGACGTCGGCGGCCGGCGGATCACGCCGTGCCGGTACGGAATCACCGCGAGCCGGGCCCCGTCGTGGACGAGGTCACGGCAGCCGAGATGTACCGTCCCGCAGCGCAGCCGGTCGACACAGCGCAGCCGGTCGACAGAGCGTTGTCGGTCGACAGAGCGTTGTCGGGCGGTGCAGCGCAGCCGGCCGGCCGGAATGCGGGCACCGGGACCAGTGTGGGAATCGAGGACATGAACCAGTCAGAGACGTCGTCGTTCGTGCGCCCGTTCGTGCGGAGCGGGGGACGCACCCGAGCCGAGGTGGAGCTGCCTCTCGAAGTGCTCGTGTCGGCCGTCCCCTCCGCGATGGGCAGTGAGTCCGGTCCGGCGATGGACGAGCATCGCCTCGTGCTGGCGTTGTGCGCCCAGCCGAGATCGATCATGGAGATCGCGGCCCTCGCGCAGATCCCGCTCGGTGTCGCGCGCGTGCTCGTCGGGGATCTCGCGGCGACCGGCGAGATCACCGTGCACCGCACGGCCGACAAGGTGGGACCGAACGTCGAACTGCTCGAACGGGTGCTGACGGGTCTCAACCACCTCTGA
- a CDS encoding 2-isopropylmalate synthase, producing the protein MNAFTSFSGFAPMFPSGTPDADPFFARYGRGLPRGLREEASGMSWTEFESTYGAQHGPVRLGGWTATALGAGRSAFEATIAIGDTIHTASATTCGPIAAMTAMLYDLGLNIEILSFHRHDLGEMSATFLLCRSGERTTWVMGTGETGNESSLRAMIAGINTLGA; encoded by the coding sequence ATGAACGCCTTCACCTCCTTCTCGGGTTTCGCTCCGATGTTCCCCTCTGGCACCCCTGATGCCGATCCGTTCTTCGCCCGCTACGGACGCGGCCTTCCTCGGGGATTGCGCGAGGAAGCCTCCGGCATGAGTTGGACGGAGTTCGAATCCACCTACGGTGCGCAGCACGGCCCGGTCCGCCTCGGTGGCTGGACCGCGACGGCCCTGGGTGCGGGACGCAGCGCCTTCGAGGCGACGATCGCGATCGGCGACACGATCCATACGGCATCCGCCACGACCTGCGGACCGATCGCCGCGATGACCGCGATGCTGTACGACCTCGGGCTGAACATCGAGATCCTGTCGTTCCACCGCCACGACCTCGGTGAGATGTCCGCGACCTTCCTGCTGTGCCGCTCCGGCGAGCGCACGACCTGGGTGATGGGCACGGGCGAGACCGGCAACGAGTCGTCGCTGCGGGCGATGATCGCGGGGATCAACACGCTCGGCGCGTGA
- a CDS encoding GNAT family N-acetyltransferase gives MSMPPLEEAVSVDEAGIWDAEAIAQVAAATFPLACPQDAAEDDIADFIERTLSAEKFAEYLSSPERIVLEARAGEEIVGYLMAVDAAPEDPAIDAMITARPAIEISKLYVMPGHHGSGISAALMDAIVARAHTLGRVGLWLGVNQENTRARRFYEKQGFEVVGTRTFVVGAQTHDDFVMQRTLRRDAGR, from the coding sequence ATGTCCATGCCACCACTCGAAGAAGCAGTCTCCGTCGACGAGGCGGGCATCTGGGACGCCGAGGCAATCGCTCAGGTCGCCGCCGCGACCTTCCCGCTCGCCTGCCCTCAGGACGCCGCCGAGGACGACATCGCCGACTTCATCGAGCGCACCCTCAGCGCGGAGAAGTTCGCCGAGTACCTGTCCTCCCCCGAACGCATCGTTCTCGAGGCGCGCGCGGGTGAGGAGATCGTCGGTTATCTGATGGCAGTGGACGCCGCTCCCGAGGATCCGGCGATCGACGCGATGATCACGGCGCGGCCGGCGATCGAGATCAGCAAGCTGTACGTGATGCCGGGCCATCACGGTTCCGGAATCTCTGCGGCGCTCATGGATGCGATCGTCGCGCGGGCCCACACACTCGGGCGTGTGGGCCTGTGGCTCGGCGTCAACCAGGAGAACACCCGCGCCCGGCGCTTCTACGAGAAGCAGGGCTTCGAGGTGGTGGGCACGCGCACGTTCGTCGTGGGGGCGCAGACGCACGACGATTTCGTCATGCAGCGCACCCTCCGAAGGGATGCCGGCCGGTGA
- the zapE gene encoding cell division protein ZapE, with product MHERLVDRNPVVPADQLVAQMVPPAMFDEVSFESYIPDPNEPSQAAAVTTAAEFVGKIGKIRGGKRGLFGRRSQPQGAGLYLDGGFGVGKTHLLASIFHSAPAPKAFGTFVELTHVVGALGFNKAVEELSNHSVLCIDEFELDDPGDTMLVSRLLTELSARGVSIVATSNTLPGQLGEGRFAAQDFLREIKKLASIFETIRVDGPDYRHRDLPPAPDPVDSAELTERADAIPGATLDDFDELCAHLSTLHPSRYGKLVEGVPAVFLEGVHPAKDQSVALRLVVLADRMYDASIPVTVSGAKLDEIFTPEMLAGGYRKKYLRATSRLLALSRFEVAAG from the coding sequence ATGCACGAACGTCTCGTCGACCGCAATCCGGTGGTGCCTGCAGACCAGTTGGTGGCGCAGATGGTGCCCCCCGCGATGTTCGACGAGGTGAGCTTCGAGTCGTACATTCCGGATCCGAACGAGCCGAGCCAGGCGGCCGCGGTGACGACCGCTGCGGAGTTCGTCGGCAAGATCGGGAAGATCCGCGGCGGCAAGCGCGGCCTGTTCGGCCGCCGCTCCCAGCCGCAGGGGGCCGGCCTCTACCTCGACGGCGGCTTCGGCGTGGGCAAGACCCACCTGCTCGCCTCGATCTTCCACAGCGCACCCGCGCCCAAGGCCTTCGGCACGTTCGTCGAGCTCACCCACGTCGTCGGCGCCCTCGGATTCAACAAGGCCGTCGAGGAGCTGTCGAACCACAGCGTGCTGTGCATCGACGAGTTCGAACTCGACGATCCGGGCGACACCATGCTCGTCTCGCGCCTGCTGACCGAACTGTCGGCCCGCGGCGTCTCGATCGTCGCGACCTCCAACACGCTCCCCGGCCAGCTGGGTGAGGGACGGTTCGCGGCACAGGACTTCCTGCGCGAGATCAAGAAGCTCGCGTCGATCTTCGAGACCATCCGCGTCGACGGCCCCGACTACCGTCACCGCGACCTGCCGCCTGCACCCGATCCGGTCGACTCGGCAGAGCTCACCGAGCGCGCCGACGCGATCCCGGGTGCGACGCTCGACGACTTCGACGAGCTGTGCGCGCACCTGAGCACGCTGCACCCGTCCCGTTACGGCAAGCTCGTCGAGGGTGTCCCCGCCGTCTTCCTCGAGGGTGTGCACCCGGCGAAGGACCAGTCGGTGGCCCTACGTCTGGTGGTCCTCGCCGACCGCATGTACGACGCGAGCATCCCCGTGACGGTCTCCGGCGCCAAGCTCGACGAGATCTTCACGCCCGAGATGCTCGCGGGCGGCTACCGCAAGAAGTACCTGCGCGCGACGTCCCGTCTGCTGGCGCTGTCCCGATTCGAGGTTGCCGCGGGCTGA
- a CDS encoding alpha/beta fold hydrolase, translating into MRRSGVIAAMLITVAAASTACGAGPSIRPDVAVVRDDPGVAVDGTPQDETEVPELPVPSAEPAWRNCTDETLSSFDAPPGAQGLVLECAEVVAPIDAAGTVTGTFPLAVMRARLPDTPTDVAPLVLTTGADVASTRALTAMATGAMSGALAMRPIVAVDRRGIGNSLAIDCIFPADRRGLGDLGQFGRTGDAPERVADLGRQATVSCTDYLQPQQLMFGASHAADDIERLRQAWGVDRIGLLGVGNGATVALAYAAAYPGAVGRLVLDSPAAATADAELMAESQARGAEAAVDAFARQCTALDCALGDDPRAAIEDLHEQATEGELAPVSANSFLTALTGVLGTPRADLQARVREVADVLAAAQDGDVMPLIELVGVAEERLSTDGQFVARCSDGQRWPTPTHAGDLARSWSTLYPLYGADLATGLTACAAWPSLPPPPLPAALDVPVLVSSGAADPVVGNAGVESVTGVLTAGGIAWASLSWQGAGYSAVLHSGCVQARVETYLSDGELPPNGSLCPA; encoded by the coding sequence ATGCGCAGATCGGGAGTGATCGCCGCGATGTTGATCACGGTTGCCGCGGCGTCGACCGCGTGCGGAGCAGGACCGTCGATACGTCCCGACGTCGCCGTGGTGCGCGACGATCCCGGTGTCGCCGTCGACGGGACCCCGCAGGACGAGACCGAGGTACCCGAACTTCCGGTGCCGTCGGCCGAACCGGCGTGGCGGAACTGCACGGACGAGACGCTCTCCTCGTTCGACGCACCGCCGGGTGCCCAGGGCCTCGTTCTCGAGTGCGCGGAGGTCGTCGCCCCGATCGATGCGGCCGGCACCGTGACGGGCACCTTCCCGCTGGCAGTCATGCGCGCACGACTGCCCGACACCCCCACCGACGTGGCGCCGCTGGTTCTCACGACCGGCGCCGACGTCGCGTCGACGCGCGCACTGACCGCCATGGCGACCGGCGCGATGTCGGGTGCACTGGCGATGCGTCCGATCGTCGCGGTGGATCGGCGCGGGATCGGCAACTCGCTCGCGATCGACTGCATCTTTCCTGCTGATCGTCGCGGTCTCGGCGATCTCGGACAATTCGGCCGCACCGGCGATGCACCCGAACGCGTCGCCGATCTGGGTCGTCAGGCGACCGTCTCGTGCACCGACTACCTGCAGCCGCAGCAGCTGATGTTCGGCGCATCACACGCCGCCGACGACATCGAACGCCTCCGGCAGGCATGGGGCGTGGACCGGATCGGTCTCCTCGGGGTGGGGAACGGTGCGACGGTCGCGCTCGCCTACGCCGCCGCCTATCCGGGCGCGGTCGGCCGTCTCGTCCTCGACTCCCCCGCCGCGGCCACCGCCGACGCCGAACTCATGGCCGAGTCGCAGGCCCGCGGCGCGGAGGCCGCCGTCGATGCCTTCGCCCGGCAGTGCACCGCCCTCGACTGCGCCCTGGGCGACGATCCGCGCGCGGCGATCGAGGATCTGCACGAGCAGGCCACCGAGGGTGAACTCGCGCCGGTCTCGGCCAATTCTTTCCTCACGGCGCTGACGGGTGTCCTCGGCACGCCGCGCGCCGATCTGCAGGCCCGCGTCCGTGAGGTGGCGGACGTCCTCGCAGCCGCGCAGGACGGCGATGTCATGCCGCTCATCGAACTGGTCGGTGTGGCCGAGGAGAGGCTCTCGACGGACGGTCAGTTCGTCGCCCGGTGCAGCGACGGACAGCGCTGGCCGACCCCGACCCACGCGGGCGATCTCGCCCGGAGTTGGTCCACCCTCTATCCGCTGTACGGCGCGGATCTGGCGACGGGCCTGACGGCATGTGCGGCGTGGCCGAGCCTGCCTCCCCCGCCGCTGCCGGCGGCGCTCGACGTGCCCGTGCTCGTCTCCTCGGGGGCCGCGGACCCGGTCGTGGGCAATGCCGGCGTGGAGTCGGTGACCGGTGTGCTCACCGCAGGCGGTATCGCCTGGGCGTCACTGTCGTGGCAGGGTGCCGGTTACTCGGCGGTCCTGCACTCGGGATGCGTGCAGGCCCGGGTGGAGACCTATCTGTCCGACGGAGAACTTCCACCCAACGGGAGCCTGTGCCCCGCGTGA